The Candidatus Thorarchaeota archaeon genome includes a region encoding these proteins:
- a CDS encoding (Fe-S)-binding protein, producing MMSEEEAYETVKQTLKEEGISPYKPDELDVVASIENCINCGTCINHCPVVASVGINRFSGPRSIAVELSRSPPEYWSTGDMVYLCTGCGTCREVCPKNVDIPEIVNLIRARIFEHRPDLVPKGLHTVRETILEHHLAFEPWDDEEEKEASRDMRRERFGLPLIPDRVVKDAEVLFYPGCQAEEVAQEVKEAGKAILEFFEVDYTLLDELNCCGLPSRLMGDDQTARELADELKAKLDELGVNKIVTTCAGCTSNLSYLASRDDWNMPVYHLVEYLREVIGLEKLKEAAKQESSGSKVIVTVHDPCHLIRHTSRQLMDEALEILDCLPSVEVSVSEAEDSCCGGGGLVAYHSSDIADAVTQENVEGIKNTDADRVVTPCPLCTSQLETRLFKSGSSIDVDDLSVFVAKYLPFEEKTSNG from the coding sequence ATGATGAGTGAGGAAGAAGCATATGAGACTGTTAAGCAGACGCTAAAGGAAGAGGGTATATCTCCCTACAAGCCTGATGAACTTGACGTGGTCGCAAGTATCGAAAATTGCATTAATTGCGGAACCTGCATCAACCATTGTCCTGTTGTCGCTTCAGTGGGAATCAACCGTTTCTCAGGTCCCCGAAGTATTGCTGTTGAGCTGAGCAGGTCACCCCCGGAATACTGGAGTACGGGTGACATGGTCTATCTATGTACGGGCTGCGGGACTTGTCGTGAAGTGTGTCCAAAGAATGTCGATATCCCCGAAATAGTCAACCTAATTAGAGCTAGGATTTTCGAGCATCGTCCTGATTTGGTACCTAAAGGCCTACATACCGTACGAGAGACTATCTTGGAGCATCATCTTGCGTTTGAACCATGGGATGATGAAGAGGAGAAAGAAGCAAGCCGTGATATGCGACGCGAGCGTTTTGGATTGCCCCTTATCCCCGACCGTGTCGTAAAAGATGCCGAAGTACTGTTCTATCCTGGTTGCCAAGCAGAAGAGGTAGCCCAAGAAGTGAAAGAAGCTGGAAAAGCCATTTTGGAATTTTTTGAAGTTGACTATACGTTGCTCGATGAACTGAATTGTTGTGGTCTTCCATCTAGATTGATGGGAGATGATCAAACAGCCCGAGAACTAGCTGATGAGCTAAAGGCAAAACTCGATGAATTAGGTGTCAACAAGATTGTGACGACCTGTGCTGGATGTACTTCCAATTTATCATATTTGGCGTCTCGTGATGATTGGAATATGCCGGTCTATCACCTAGTTGAGTATCTTAGAGAGGTTATTGGGCTCGAGAAGTTGAAGGAAGCAGCAAAACAAGAATCCTCCGGAAGCAAAGTTATTGTAACCGTCCACGATCCATGCCATCTTATTCGACACACTTCGAGACAGCTCATGGATGAAGCTCTCGAGATTCTTGATTGCTTACCCAGTGTGGAGGTTTCCGTTTCAGAAGCCGAAGACTCGTGTTGCGGCGGGGGAGGTCTCGTGGCCTATCATTCCAGTGATATTGCGGATGCTGTTACGCAGGAGAATGTGGAAGGCATAAAGAATACTGATGCTGATCGAGTTGTTACTCCTTGCCCTCTATGCACTTCACAATTAGAAACACGCCTTTTCAAGAGTGGTTCATCCATCGATGTGGATGATTTGAGCGTGTTCGTTGCCAAATACTTGCCTTTTGAGGAGAAGACTTCCAATGGTTGA
- a CDS encoding FAD-binding oxidoreductase has protein sequence MVDAEKKNQALDALIDVVGKAHVYPQETDAILNAHDAWPLSEAKIRAGEILPKADFVVFPANDEEIADILELANEMRIPLIPVGGGAGTCGGTLPIYGGIQLDLKRMNRILKIDEESMLVTAQAGIVGIELEREINRHGYITGHTPTSLRASNLGGFVATRSGGSMSSKYGKIEDLTLGLKVVLPDGTITRCKAVPRHSVGPDLRELFIGSEGTLGVITEATVKIFPKPEERRFRSVSFPDVHSGLEAIKGIFRADVKPSVVRLYDPEDTAMHISTRFQVPEGDCMLLLAFDGSSKQVELDEQICLDICLQEGGKDFGVEPSQYWWEHRYDMYYPTKLTTGGYSIGDTIDIVATYDRLEDVYHAMKEAMEQHGAFVLSHFSHMYENGGSIYMIFFTSQPDAETAWNTYKKIWDDGVEACLKHGGTMSHQHGIGTLRSTYVEEELGASFGVLKKIKDKLDPNGIMNPGKLGLGVR, from the coding sequence ATGGTTGATGCAGAGAAGAAGAACCAAGCTCTCGATGCTCTTATCGACGTAGTTGGTAAGGCACATGTATATCCTCAGGAAACAGATGCGATTCTTAATGCTCATGATGCTTGGCCCTTGAGTGAAGCGAAGATTCGTGCTGGCGAGATACTCCCCAAGGCCGACTTCGTTGTGTTTCCTGCAAATGACGAAGAAATAGCGGATATACTGGAACTAGCCAATGAGATGAGAATACCTTTGATTCCAGTAGGGGGCGGTGCTGGTACATGTGGGGGCACTCTACCTATCTATGGTGGTATTCAGCTCGATTTGAAGAGAATGAACAGGATTCTCAAAATCGATGAGGAATCCATGTTGGTTACCGCGCAAGCTGGAATCGTAGGAATCGAATTGGAGCGGGAAATCAATCGTCATGGCTACATTACCGGTCATACTCCAACTTCACTAAGAGCATCCAATCTCGGCGGGTTTGTCGCTACGAGATCTGGGGGTTCCATGTCATCGAAATACGGAAAAATCGAAGACTTGACATTAGGCCTGAAGGTTGTTCTTCCGGATGGTACCATAACAAGATGCAAGGCGGTTCCCCGACATTCTGTTGGACCTGATCTGCGCGAGTTATTCATCGGGTCGGAGGGAACACTGGGGGTCATAACCGAGGCTACGGTGAAAATTTTTCCAAAACCGGAAGAAAGACGCTTTCGAAGTGTGTCATTTCCAGATGTCCATAGTGGCCTGGAGGCAATCAAAGGCATATTCAGAGCCGATGTTAAGCCATCAGTAGTTCGATTATATGACCCCGAAGATACAGCAATGCATATTTCTACACGTTTTCAAGTGCCGGAGGGGGACTGCATGCTTCTGCTTGCATTCGATGGAAGCTCAAAACAGGTTGAGCTTGATGAGCAGATTTGCTTAGATATTTGCCTACAAGAAGGGGGGAAAGACTTCGGTGTGGAACCGTCTCAATACTGGTGGGAGCATCGATACGATATGTACTACCCTACCAAGCTCACCACTGGTGGCTATTCTATAGGCGATACAATAGACATTGTTGCCACTTATGATCGTCTTGAAGATGTTTACCACGCAATGAAAGAAGCTATGGAGCAACACGGGGCATTTGTTCTCTCACACTTTAGTCACATGTATGAAAATGGTGGTTCCATTTACATGATTTTCTTCACTTCGCAGCCTGATGCAGAGACTGCCTGGAATACGTATAAGAAAATCTGGGATGACGGCGTTGAAGCATGTTTGAAGCATGGTGGAACGATGAGCCATCAGCACGGTATTGGAACACTACGCAGCACGTATGTTGAGGAAGAATTAGGGGCAAGTTTTGGGGTTCTGAAAAAGATAAAGGATAAGCTTGATCCGAATGGTATCATGAATCCTGGCAAGCTGGGACTGGGGGTGCGCTGA
- a CDS encoding (Fe-S)-binding protein, which produces MLSDELQEDVRMCAACPKLCRHACPTFISWRSDSPTPHGRALLIHQHVTGTRSLDDRGIEVLYQCLECSNCLTWCLPEIDIADIVEKVRTELVDQERYPPALDSMVEAVVKEHNPFGEPHVERNDWLRSPENGQERIIYFTGCTAAYREKEIAEATVELLSHLDYEVIVAEDEWCCASPLFRTGFRNKALEQAEHNAEVLNKIDASAIVVTCPGCYKALSVDYAEEGYELNKPVQHISQFLSENMEKADTELSDALLTYHDPCHLGRHMNVYEEPRLVLEAVSKENLREMERNREDSLCCGNGAGLRTLFSDNAADIGQERVSEAVMTGADVLVTACPFCKNMLAKQAGEAIKVLDLPEIILGAMRNPSNSRDTKRD; this is translated from the coding sequence ATGTTATCAGACGAACTCCAGGAAGACGTTCGGATGTGTGCAGCATGTCCGAAACTCTGCAGACATGCTTGTCCGACTTTCATTTCATGGCGTTCGGATTCACCAACTCCTCACGGAAGAGCTCTTCTCATCCATCAACATGTTACAGGAACCCGTTCTTTGGATGACCGCGGCATCGAAGTATTGTATCAATGTTTGGAGTGTTCGAATTGCCTTACATGGTGCTTGCCTGAGATTGACATAGCCGATATTGTAGAAAAGGTACGAACCGAACTGGTAGATCAAGAACGTTATCCTCCCGCTCTGGACTCGATGGTAGAGGCTGTTGTAAAGGAGCATAATCCATTTGGTGAACCACACGTTGAACGTAATGATTGGCTTCGTTCCCCAGAAAATGGACAGGAACGCATTATCTACTTCACCGGTTGTACTGCTGCATATCGAGAAAAGGAGATTGCCGAGGCGACAGTGGAGCTCCTTTCACACTTAGATTATGAGGTCATAGTTGCGGAGGATGAATGGTGCTGTGCGTCTCCACTTTTCAGAACCGGTTTCAGGAATAAGGCGCTTGAACAAGCAGAACACAATGCTGAAGTCCTGAACAAGATTGATGCTTCAGCTATAGTAGTGACCTGTCCTGGTTGCTACAAAGCCCTTTCTGTCGATTATGCCGAAGAGGGATATGAGCTGAACAAGCCTGTGCAGCATATCAGCCAGTTTCTATCTGAAAACATGGAGAAAGCTGACACTGAGCTAAGCGATGCTCTTCTTACATATCATGATCCTTGCCATCTGGGTCGACACATGAACGTCTACGAAGAACCTAGGCTGGTTCTTGAAGCTGTCAGTAAAGAAAACCTCCGAGAAATGGAACGTAATCGTGAGGATTCTTTGTGCTGCGGCAATGGTGCGGGATTGAGGACTCTCTTTTCAGATAACGCAGCCGATATTGGTCAGGAGCGAGTTTCTGAAGCTGTCATGACTGGAGCTGATGTACTGGTTACGGCTTGCCCTTTCTGCAAAAACATGCTGGCAAAACAGGCCGGCGAGGCCATTAAGGTTCTCGATTTACCAGAAATCATACTCGGGGCGATGAGAAACCCATCTAATAGCCGGGACACTAAGAGAGATTAG
- a CDS encoding radical SAM protein → MDSESVLRLKARLLTEGATLPPEEYAGRSGGAGPVRGRYFILPTGTVCGIPIRHGAEAKKYGSAPLEPTGDPTVWVYDDMVELQMVPHPRFYEKETDDGISYKKIALLHGKGTLATTLYQTCRYWECGTQCRFCTIPLSYRNGRTLLEKTPSQLAEVVAVAEDEGVAEDVLLTTGTPPSDDMGALRMENTIQAIREISDIPIGVQFEPPQKKSYISRVSKAGADAIGMHIEIADEEIRQRICPGKAEHGSVKLYIHSWEYALEHFEQGHVSTFILHGFGEDYETTLQFIEKIATKGVLPVVAPVRPASRSELNDYTPSYVSHLDETIEFYKSVGRILLKHNLNPNDTVAGCHKCSACTPIQEAYNWAEASS, encoded by the coding sequence ATGGATTCAGAAAGTGTACTTCGGCTGAAAGCACGACTTCTTACAGAAGGTGCTACACTTCCGCCCGAAGAATACGCTGGAAGAAGTGGTGGGGCCGGTCCAGTCCGGGGGCGATACTTCATACTGCCTACCGGGACAGTCTGTGGCATTCCAATACGCCATGGGGCCGAGGCAAAAAAATACGGTTCAGCACCTTTGGAGCCAACTGGAGATCCAACGGTATGGGTCTATGACGATATGGTTGAACTGCAAATGGTTCCGCATCCGCGTTTCTACGAAAAAGAGACAGATGATGGAATTTCCTACAAGAAGATAGCACTGCTGCATGGCAAAGGAACCCTCGCTACTACACTCTATCAGACCTGCAGATATTGGGAATGTGGTACTCAATGCCGATTCTGTACCATTCCGCTATCGTATCGCAATGGTAGGACCCTTTTGGAAAAGACGCCTTCTCAACTAGCCGAAGTTGTGGCCGTGGCTGAGGATGAAGGAGTAGCAGAAGATGTTCTCCTAACGACTGGAACACCTCCGTCTGATGATATGGGCGCGCTACGAATGGAGAACACGATTCAAGCAATTCGTGAAATTAGTGATATACCAATAGGTGTCCAGTTTGAACCGCCCCAGAAGAAGTCGTACATATCTCGTGTTTCTAAGGCTGGAGCTGATGCTATTGGTATGCATATCGAAATAGCAGATGAGGAAATCCGACAACGGATTTGTCCTGGAAAGGCCGAACATGGATCCGTCAAGCTGTATATCCATAGCTGGGAGTATGCGTTAGAACATTTTGAGCAAGGGCACGTAAGTACATTCATCCTACATGGCTTTGGAGAAGATTATGAAACTACCCTTCAGTTCATAGAGAAGATTGCTACGAAGGGTGTGCTTCCTGTCGTTGCTCCTGTTCGCCCAGCTTCGCGGAGTGAACTGAACGATTACACCCCCTCATATGTTTCACATCTTGATGAAACCATAGAGTTCTACAAAAGTGTCGGGAGAATTCTTCTCAAGCATAATCTTAACCCGAACGATACAGTTGCCGGATGCCATAAATGCAGTGCCTGTACCCCCATCCAAGAGGCATATAATTGGGCAGAAGCCAGTTCATAG
- a CDS encoding GNAT family N-acetyltransferase → MAHIPAEDIVIVEFNEEDAEEISELFKEVWPTAKAYPKHWRESRAYEPEEIIAEMRQGYHYFGSRLKGKIVGVYKAKITDKGLYGEHQTVAPQCRGSGLASAMYKQFADYGREHGCKRNYCNILADYEVGERLMEKFGFEPWGEPYEQADGMIVQMYKRPLV, encoded by the coding sequence ATGGCTCACATTCCGGCAGAGGATATCGTGATAGTTGAATTCAATGAAGAGGATGCCGAAGAAATCTCTGAGCTCTTCAAAGAAGTATGGCCGACTGCAAAGGCTTATCCAAAGCATTGGCGGGAATCACGAGCATATGAACCGGAAGAAATCATTGCCGAGATGCGTCAAGGATACCATTACTTCGGTAGCAGGTTGAAAGGCAAGATAGTGGGTGTATATAAGGCCAAGATTACAGATAAAGGGCTTTACGGGGAACATCAAACTGTTGCCCCGCAATGCCGTGGCTCCGGCTTGGCGTCTGCTATGTACAAACAATTCGCCGATTATGGACGCGAACATGGCTGTAAACGCAATTACTGCAACATTCTTGCAGATTATGAAGTTGGAGAGCGCTTGATGGAGAAATTCGGGTTCGAACCATGGGGAGAGCCCTATGAACAAGCAGATGGAATGATAGTTCAGATGTACAAGAGACCGTTAGTCTAG
- a CDS encoding aldehyde dehydrogenase family protein yields the protein MSLYPILVDAEERDTGEYVSFPDMDAVVANPGLAIALQLREVSTFERLAFTRLPWLIPSNHGAMRYLRDYRKHHGVPEYSKDELEDITYAQVSLSREKDIDEALAAGVRDHHDLFNPLKVSGNGLTIDDRVDGLYKAGLDVQDKFEAVREVSIKEGVPIKTFEWTWNMFTEYLERETFEIWAEQLDVQEDPGRDGGQNYRFREPFGVACLFTPYNSPLALGILSITSSILAGNATIIKPPSKVPLSTILLGRVFMNRFLEMGFPKAMVQVLTGGGKKLMRRFMDDSRTSAIVWYGDSDTGIQLWSKALSRRIQMAPELAGSDACLVWGRDVDLDFTAKMIVKGRYLGSGQACMAIKRLLVQENLHDDLVELVIEEARKLNVGRPSDPETDLPPVGINALYGLLDQMKEARAKGAEVVTGGRRLDYLGNEDPAGLFYEPTVLTNVDPDMAIMREEVFAPALPVLSVDSVDEAISIANASRFGLRSSVFTEDQSVVQQWTKGVEAAGVTINQDHLYFDPHMPHLGGYKDSGIIGGKFFPVMLSRMKYVHAGPNSPTM from the coding sequence ATGAGTCTTTATCCCATTTTGGTTGATGCAGAAGAACGTGACACAGGCGAATATGTATCATTTCCCGATATGGATGCAGTTGTGGCAAATCCCGGCTTGGCTATAGCGCTCCAGCTACGTGAAGTTTCGACATTTGAGAGATTAGCCTTCACAAGACTACCTTGGCTTATTCCTTCAAATCACGGTGCCATGAGGTACCTTCGTGATTACCGAAAGCATCACGGTGTGCCGGAATACTCGAAAGACGAACTTGAGGACATAACGTACGCCCAAGTATCTCTATCCCGTGAAAAGGACATAGATGAAGCCTTGGCTGCAGGTGTTCGTGACCATCATGATCTCTTCAACCCCCTCAAGGTTTCAGGCAACGGTTTGACCATTGATGACAGAGTCGATGGCCTTTACAAAGCGGGACTTGATGTACAGGACAAGTTCGAAGCGGTTCGCGAAGTTTCTATCAAAGAAGGGGTTCCCATCAAGACATTTGAATGGACGTGGAACATGTTCACCGAATATCTCGAACGTGAGACTTTCGAGATTTGGGCTGAGCAGCTTGATGTCCAAGAAGACCCAGGTCGTGACGGTGGCCAAAACTACCGCTTTAGAGAACCCTTTGGTGTAGCATGCCTCTTTACTCCCTACAACTCACCACTCGCTTTAGGAATCCTGAGCATAACTTCATCGATTCTGGCTGGAAATGCCACAATCATCAAACCCCCAAGCAAAGTACCATTGAGCACTATTCTCTTGGGGCGTGTGTTCATGAATCGTTTCCTAGAAATGGGATTTCCAAAAGCTATGGTACAGGTTCTGACAGGTGGCGGGAAGAAGCTTATGAGGCGTTTCATGGATGATTCCCGAACAAGTGCCATAGTATGGTATGGGGATAGTGATACTGGCATCCAGCTCTGGTCCAAAGCTCTGTCTAGAAGAATACAGATGGCTCCTGAATTGGCCGGAAGTGATGCTTGTCTTGTTTGGGGACGAGACGTAGACCTCGATTTTACGGCCAAGATGATTGTAAAAGGGAGGTATCTTGGAAGTGGCCAAGCTTGTATGGCCATCAAGCGATTGCTTGTACAAGAGAATCTACATGATGATCTAGTTGAACTTGTTATAGAGGAGGCAAGGAAACTGAATGTGGGTCGCCCCTCAGATCCAGAGACTGACTTGCCCCCTGTTGGTATTAATGCTCTATATGGCCTGTTGGATCAGATGAAAGAAGCACGGGCTAAGGGTGCCGAAGTTGTCACTGGTGGCCGCCGTTTGGATTATCTTGGCAATGAAGACCCAGCGGGGCTATTTTATGAACCAACCGTGCTTACCAATGTCGATCCGGATATGGCTATCATGCGGGAGGAGGTATTTGCCCCCGCTTTACCAGTTCTGTCTGTCGATAGTGTTGATGAGGCGATATCTATTGCCAATGCTTCACGTTTCGGACTACGATCATCGGTGTTTACTGAAGACCAATCGGTAGTTCAGCAATGGACTAAAGGCGTAGAGGCAGCCGGTGTGACTATTAATCAAGATCACTTGTATTTTGATCCTCATATGCCCCATTTGGGAGGATACAAGGATTCTGGAATTATCGGTGGTAAATTCTTCCCTGTTATGCTTTCACGTATGAAATATGTACATGCAGGCCCCAATAGTCCTACCATGTGA
- a CDS encoding RsmB/NOP family class I SAM-dependent RNA methyltransferase produces MRMNANRVISRIRKLAISVLSRYERISSSARAILRETAKETSLSGEDTASLNMLVLGVIKRLNTIDFIIARVLKNRSPASLSFTRKAALRLAIFEGRWLGVPFSTIQEEHPRTERPVMPPIRKALEFNLEESIAGFERVGQLSIMLSHPTFMVETLLENMSDDQAIQLMKVNNSASEHYIRLNRLLVSDEEESDLLNDIDAELILDEDYEGLYHVTEGIDTIIESEPFESGRVLIHDKASVAAVDALSPSENDIIWDACAAPGMKTQLIAENLGSSGRLVASDVYRNRVRLGIRRCKKMGCDFSEWLLADASYPPIRNSDKILIDAPCTSTGILQRDPSYKWRLNKQYLSAMMTVQHKILDSVVTAFQETPGVEIVYATCSLLPHEGESQIDSILDSHDIELVDLDLNYSTGYDGFKCSSSVRRLFPHTDKTNAFFISKLRIPQ; encoded by the coding sequence TTGAGAATGAATGCAAACCGCGTTATCTCTCGAATTCGAAAACTCGCTATTTCAGTCCTTTCAAGATATGAGCGGATTTCATCTTCTGCAAGAGCTATACTAAGAGAAACCGCCAAGGAGACCAGTCTTTCTGGAGAAGACACAGCCTCATTGAACATGCTTGTTCTTGGTGTAATCAAGCGCCTCAACACAATTGATTTCATTATCGCACGTGTTCTCAAGAATCGAAGTCCCGCATCTTTATCATTCACTAGAAAAGCAGCATTGCGCTTGGCTATTTTTGAGGGCAGATGGCTAGGTGTTCCTTTCAGCACCATTCAAGAAGAACATCCAAGAACTGAAAGGCCGGTGATGCCGCCCATTCGAAAAGCTCTCGAATTCAATCTTGAAGAATCAATTGCAGGTTTCGAGCGTGTGGGACAGCTGAGTATTATGCTCTCACACCCCACCTTCATGGTTGAGACTCTCCTTGAGAATATGTCTGATGACCAAGCCATCCAGCTTATGAAAGTCAACAACTCCGCTTCTGAGCATTACATTCGACTGAATAGACTACTTGTGTCAGATGAAGAAGAATCTGATTTGTTGAATGACATTGATGCAGAGTTGATACTGGACGAAGATTACGAGGGTCTGTATCATGTAACCGAAGGCATTGACACAATAATTGAGTCCGAACCCTTTGAAAGCGGCCGCGTACTGATTCATGATAAGGCAAGTGTGGCTGCAGTAGATGCTCTATCGCCAAGCGAGAACGATATAATCTGGGACGCATGCGCGGCTCCTGGAATGAAAACACAGCTTATTGCTGAAAACCTCGGTTCGAGTGGGAGATTGGTGGCTAGCGATGTCTATCGCAATCGGGTTCGCCTGGGCATCAGAAGGTGCAAGAAGATGGGATGTGACTTCTCAGAATGGCTTCTAGCTGACGCTTCTTATCCACCTATTCGGAATAGTGACAAAATCCTGATTGATGCTCCCTGTACATCGACGGGTATTCTTCAACGTGATCCATCTTACAAATGGCGCCTTAACAAACAATACCTTTCAGCCATGATGACTGTTCAGCACAAGATACTTGATTCTGTCGTAACGGCATTCCAAGAGACTCCTGGTGTTGAGATTGTTTACGCTACCTGCTCGCTATTACCACATGAAGGAGAATCGCAGATTGACTCGATTCTCGATTCACACGATATTGAATTGGTGGACCTCGATTTGAACTACTCGACAGGTTATGATGGGTTTAAGTGCAGCAGTAGTGTGCGGCGTCTGTTCCCTCATACTGACAAGACAAATGCTTTCTTCATTTCCAAACTTAGGATTCCCCAGTAA
- a CDS encoding TatD family hydrolase has protein sequence MELFDAHTHLDMRHYRHDRDKVVKRAKEAGLIGMVTCSIGTGSFRRTLGLLKKYSGFVYHSPGTQVSRLTRDEANSIIDMTKKYADDIVAVGEVGLDYHWVKDENKRELQKELFLDFIDLAKELDLPLVIHSREAEADATDVLEDHFDGDILMHCFEGSSEVARRVRDNGWYITLPANFDKYQKRREAAEIMTVDQIMLETDGPYLSPTDDRNEPANIRIGCEKLANNLDMAQKDVAEMTTRNATDFYRL, from the coding sequence ATGGAATTGTTTGATGCACATACCCATCTTGACATGCGTCATTATCGACACGACCGCGATAAAGTTGTCAAACGGGCAAAAGAAGCAGGACTTATTGGTATGGTGACCTGTTCTATCGGTACTGGCTCATTTCGGCGAACACTGGGTTTACTCAAGAAATACTCCGGATTCGTGTACCATAGTCCCGGCACTCAAGTGAGCCGCCTTACGAGAGATGAAGCCAATTCAATAATCGATATGACTAAGAAATACGCCGATGATATTGTGGCGGTTGGAGAAGTTGGTTTGGATTATCACTGGGTCAAGGACGAGAACAAACGCGAACTCCAGAAAGAATTATTCCTTGATTTCATAGATTTGGCTAAAGAACTCGACCTTCCGTTGGTTATTCACTCCCGGGAGGCAGAGGCAGATGCTACGGATGTTTTGGAAGACCATTTTGATGGTGACATTCTCATGCATTGTTTCGAGGGTAGTTCCGAAGTAGCTAGACGTGTTCGGGATAACGGTTGGTACATCACCCTTCCTGCTAATTTCGACAAATACCAGAAGAGACGGGAAGCTGCTGAGATTATGACAGTGGATCAGATTATGCTTGAAACTGATGGTCCTTATCTATCACCAACCGATGATCGAAACGAACCTGCAAACATAAGAATCGGTTGTGAGAAACTTGCAAATAATCTGGATATGGCCCAGAAGGACGTCGCAGAAATGACTACCCGAAATGCAACCGATTTTTACCGTCTCTAA